The following proteins are co-located in the Trichormus variabilis 0441 genome:
- a CDS encoding mechanosensitive ion channel family protein, whose product MLFHILAIAGSMAITVVSMPKATAQIPFLPQLQLPSSISNESDSRVVSDWVYLDGRRLFQIAATKTNLAERRENIEQNLQEITQNYVRSSATEADIQVRTLNGLPVIYVNNRYLMTITSQDASLGEGDAFTLAESIKESLKQDLQRARRERQTQFIIDQAKIAGAIALAMMIASWGTTHWQRRALRHGVKSNVSSPPVAKQITTQLNQQQHQHLQEVKRRLFQFTQVGIWGSGNLIILGLFPYTRTFQVAIFTAAQIPLRLAVVGVGTYVAIRLTYALIDRFTTTLISSGALLTPEASERMQLRVSTFSGVTKSIATIVCIGVGILLALVALGIDIVPLLAGASLVGVAVSLASQNLIKDAINGFLIILEDQYALGDVINVGNVGGLVENLNLRMTQVRDSEGRLITIPNSEIKIVANLSSRWSRADLTIPVDYQADIDQALKLIRDVALKMDQDPLWQRQIIETPQVLGIDNFGDRGLIIRVWIKTQPLKQWDVAREYRRRLKIAFDKAGIFIPVPQQAIWVNENQLPPPQENGKAS is encoded by the coding sequence GTGCTATTTCACATTTTGGCGATCGCTGGGTCAATGGCTATCACCGTTGTCTCTATGCCAAAAGCTACAGCCCAGATACCGTTTTTACCACAACTACAATTACCAAGTAGTATCAGCAACGAATCAGATAGTAGAGTTGTATCGGACTGGGTGTATTTGGATGGTCGCCGTTTATTTCAGATAGCAGCAACCAAAACCAATCTTGCAGAACGTAGAGAAAATATTGAGCAGAATTTGCAAGAAATCACTCAAAATTATGTGCGTTCGTCTGCCACAGAAGCAGATATCCAAGTCCGCACACTCAACGGATTACCAGTAATTTACGTCAATAATCGCTACTTAATGACCATTACTTCCCAGGATGCTAGCTTGGGAGAAGGAGATGCGTTCACATTAGCGGAAAGTATTAAAGAGTCGTTAAAGCAAGACTTACAACGAGCCAGACGAGAACGGCAAACTCAATTTATTATCGACCAGGCGAAAATTGCGGGAGCGATCGCCTTGGCTATGATGATCGCCAGTTGGGGTACAACACACTGGCAACGTCGCGCCTTGAGGCATGGTGTAAAATCTAATGTTTCCTCACCACCAGTTGCCAAACAGATTACAACTCAATTAAATCAACAGCAGCATCAACATCTGCAAGAAGTCAAAAGACGGTTGTTTCAATTCACCCAGGTGGGAATTTGGGGAAGTGGAAATTTGATCATCTTGGGTTTATTTCCCTACACCCGCACCTTTCAAGTAGCTATTTTCACCGCAGCCCAAATTCCTTTACGATTAGCTGTGGTCGGCGTGGGAACTTATGTAGCGATTCGTTTGACCTATGCGTTAATTGACCGCTTTACTACCACTCTCATCAGCAGTGGTGCTTTACTAACGCCTGAAGCCTCAGAACGGATGCAACTGCGTGTTTCTACATTTTCCGGTGTGACCAAAAGTATTGCCACTATCGTCTGTATAGGAGTCGGGATTTTGCTGGCGCTGGTAGCCTTGGGTATAGATATCGTTCCTTTGCTAGCTGGTGCAAGTTTAGTCGGTGTGGCCGTGTCCTTGGCTTCCCAGAACTTAATTAAGGATGCGATTAATGGCTTTTTGATTATCCTAGAAGACCAGTACGCTTTGGGTGACGTGATTAATGTCGGCAATGTTGGCGGCTTAGTCGAAAATCTCAATTTGCGAATGACTCAGGTACGCGACTCCGAAGGACGCTTAATTACAATTCCCAACAGTGAAATTAAAATCGTCGCCAATCTCTCTAGTCGCTGGTCAAGAGCCGATTTAACCATTCCTGTAGATTATCAGGCTGATATTGACCAAGCTTTAAAGTTGATTAGGGATGTAGCTTTAAAAATGGATCAAGACCCCCTTTGGCAAAGACAAATTATCGAAACACCGCAAGTATTGGGAATCGATAACTTTGGCGATCGCGGTTTAATTATTCGCGTCTGGATTAAAACACAACCCCTCAAACAATGGGATGTAGCCAGAGAATACCGCCGCCGTCTGAAAATCGCCTTCGACAAAGCCGGCATTTTTATTCCCGTACCTCAACAAGCCATCTGGGTGAACGAAAATCAGCTACCGCCTCCTCAGGAGAACGGTAAGGCTAGCTAA
- the ahcY gene encoding adenosylhomocysteinase, with protein MTATSPRLKHEVKDLALAPLGRQRIEWAGREMPVLRQIRDRFAQEKPFAGLRLVACAHITTETAHLAIALKAGGADAVLIASNPLSTQDDVAASLVLDHEIPVFAQKGEDNATYNRHVQIALDHRPNIIIDDGSDVVATLVQERQHQISDLIGTTEETTTGIVRLRAMFKDGVLTFPAVNVNDADTKHFFDNRYGTGQSTLDGIIRATNILLAGKNVVVVGYGWCGKGTALRARGMGANVIVTEIDPIKAIEAVMDGFRVLPMAEAAPQGDIFITVTGNKHVVRGEHFDVMKDGAIVCNSGHFDLELDLKYLAANAKEIKEVRPFTEEYKLTNGKSVVVLGQGRLINLAAAEGHPSAVMDMSFANQALACEYLVKNKGKLAPGLHSIPVEVDQEIARLKLQAMGIYIDTLTPEQIEYINSWTSGT; from the coding sequence ATGACCGCAACTTCTCCCCGATTAAAGCACGAGGTTAAAGACCTCGCCCTCGCTCCCTTGGGAAGACAGCGTATTGAATGGGCTGGACGGGAAATGCCGGTATTGCGGCAAATCCGCGATCGCTTTGCCCAAGAAAAACCCTTTGCTGGACTTCGCCTTGTGGCTTGCGCCCACATCACCACAGAAACAGCACATTTGGCGATCGCCTTAAAAGCTGGTGGTGCAGACGCTGTATTGATTGCTAGTAACCCCCTATCAACTCAAGATGACGTAGCTGCTAGCCTCGTCTTAGATCACGAAATCCCCGTATTTGCTCAAAAAGGCGAAGATAACGCCACCTACAATCGCCACGTCCAAATAGCTTTAGATCATCGCCCCAATATCATCATTGATGATGGTAGTGATGTAGTGGCAACTTTGGTACAAGAACGCCAACATCAAATCAGCGATTTGATTGGTACCACTGAAGAAACCACCACAGGTATTGTCCGTTTACGCGCCATGTTCAAAGATGGCGTTCTTACCTTCCCCGCCGTCAATGTTAACGACGCAGACACCAAGCACTTCTTTGATAACCGCTATGGTACTGGTCAATCTACCCTAGACGGGATTATCCGCGCTACAAATATTTTGTTAGCTGGTAAGAACGTCGTCGTTGTCGGTTACGGCTGGTGTGGTAAAGGTACAGCCCTGCGCGCCCGTGGTATGGGTGCAAACGTCATCGTTACCGAAATCGACCCCATCAAAGCAATTGAAGCCGTGATGGATGGTTTCCGCGTCCTGCCAATGGCGGAAGCTGCACCCCAAGGTGATATCTTTATCACTGTGACTGGTAACAAGCACGTCGTTCGGGGTGAACACTTTGATGTCATGAAAGACGGTGCGATCGTTTGTAACTCTGGTCACTTTGATTTGGAACTTGATTTAAAATACTTGGCTGCTAACGCCAAAGAAATCAAGGAAGTCCGTCCTTTCACCGAAGAATATAAATTGACAAACGGTAAATCCGTCGTCGTTCTCGGACAAGGACGTTTGATTAATCTAGCTGCGGCTGAAGGACACCCAAGCGCAGTTATGGATATGAGTTTTGCTAACCAAGCTTTAGCTTGTGAATACCTAGTGAAGAATAAGGGTAAGTTAGCTCCTGGTTTACACTCTATTCCTGTTGAGGTTGATCAAGAAATTGCTCGCTTGAAGTTGCAAGCAATGGGTATTTACATCGATACTTTGACTCCTGAGCAAATTGAGTACATCAACTCTTGGACTAGTGGAACTTGA
- the leuD gene encoding 3-isopropylmalate dehydratase small subunit, whose protein sequence is MVSEVKEVTGRGIPLVGNDIDTDRIIPARYLKAITFDGLREGAFIDDRTALKGEHPFDQPQYQGANILIVNRNFGCGSSREHAPQALSKWGIQSVIGESFAEIFFGNCVAIGVPCVTADEAIVKQLQELVAANPQANVSINLETLQVQVGDFTAPISIGEGTRSTFITGAWDACGQLVANTEQVRVTSAKLPYVSWGKLAAG, encoded by the coding sequence ATGGTCAGTGAAGTTAAAGAAGTTACAGGGCGTGGCATACCCTTAGTGGGTAATGATATTGATACCGATCGCATTATTCCTGCTCGTTATCTCAAAGCCATTACCTTTGATGGGTTACGTGAAGGCGCGTTTATTGATGACCGCACAGCCCTAAAAGGGGAGCATCCTTTTGACCAACCGCAGTATCAAGGCGCAAATATCCTCATAGTTAACCGCAACTTTGGCTGTGGTTCTTCACGGGAACACGCACCCCAAGCCCTTTCTAAATGGGGGATTCAATCCGTGATTGGTGAAAGTTTTGCAGAAATTTTCTTCGGTAATTGCGTAGCCATCGGTGTACCTTGTGTCACTGCTGATGAGGCGATCGTTAAACAATTGCAAGAGTTAGTAGCCGCTAATCCTCAAGCTAATGTCAGCATCAACTTAGAAACTCTGCAAGTACAAGTTGGTGATTTCACCGCGCCAATCTCCATTGGTGAAGGAACCAGAAGCACCTTTATTACTGGGGCTTGGGATGCTTGCGGTCAGTTGGTAGCGAACACCGAGCAAGTGCGGGTAACATCTGCTAAGTTACCTTATGTGAGTTGGGGTAAACTGGCTGCTGGTTAG
- the leuC gene encoding 3-isopropylmalate dehydratase large subunit has protein sequence MSKGTLFDKVWDLHTVGTLPSGLTQLFIGLHLVHEVTSPQAFAMLRERGLKVLFPERTVATVDHIVPTENQARPFVDRLAEEMIQALEQNCQENNITFYNIGSGNQGIVHVIAPELGLTQPGMTIACGDSHTSSHGAFGAIAFGIGTSQVRDVLASQTLSLSKLKVRKIEVNGTLNPGVYAKDVILHIIRTLGVKGGVGYAYEYAGTTFEQMNMEERMTVCNMAIEGGARCGYVNPDQVTYDYLQGRDFAPQGADWEKAVAWWESIKSDADAEYDDVIVFNAADIPPTVTWGITPGQGIGVNQLIPQPEELLEEDRFVAEEAYRYMDLYPGQPIKGTKIDVCFIGSCTNGRLSDLQEAAKIAKGRHVAEGVKAFVVPGSERVKKAAEAEGLDKIFEAAGFEWREPGCSMCLAMNPDKLEGRQISASSSNRNFKGRQGSASGRTLLMSPAMVATAAIQGEVADVRELL, from the coding sequence ATGAGCAAAGGCACCCTGTTTGATAAAGTTTGGGACTTACACACTGTTGGTACACTTCCTTCAGGGCTAACACAGCTATTTATTGGCCTGCACCTAGTCCATGAAGTTACTAGTCCACAAGCCTTTGCTATGTTACGGGAACGAGGTTTAAAGGTACTATTTCCTGAGCGGACTGTGGCTACTGTGGATCACATCGTGCCTACAGAGAATCAGGCGCGTCCTTTTGTCGATCGCTTGGCTGAGGAAATGATCCAAGCCCTAGAGCAGAATTGTCAAGAAAATAACATTACTTTTTATAACATTGGTTCCGGCAATCAAGGTATAGTTCATGTGATTGCGCCAGAACTGGGACTGACACAGCCGGGAATGACGATCGCCTGTGGTGATAGCCACACTTCAAGTCATGGGGCGTTTGGGGCGATCGCTTTTGGTATTGGTACTAGCCAAGTGCGGGACGTTCTCGCCTCCCAAACCTTATCCCTATCCAAACTCAAAGTCCGTAAAATTGAAGTTAACGGCACACTCAACCCTGGGGTTTATGCCAAAGATGTCATCCTGCATATCATCCGTACCCTGGGAGTGAAAGGTGGTGTAGGTTACGCCTACGAATACGCGGGTACGACTTTTGAGCAAATGAATATGGAAGAACGGATGACTGTCTGCAACATGGCCATTGAGGGTGGCGCTAGATGCGGTTATGTCAATCCTGATCAAGTTACCTATGATTATCTCCAAGGTAGAGACTTTGCCCCCCAAGGCGCTGATTGGGAAAAAGCCGTGGCTTGGTGGGAATCAATCAAGAGTGATGCTGATGCTGAATACGATGATGTAATAGTATTCAACGCTGCGGATATTCCCCCCACTGTTACCTGGGGAATTACCCCCGGTCAAGGTATTGGTGTGAATCAGTTGATTCCCCAGCCAGAAGAACTCCTAGAAGAAGACCGCTTTGTAGCTGAAGAAGCTTACCGTTACATGGATTTATATCCTGGTCAACCGATTAAGGGAACGAAAATTGACGTTTGCTTTATCGGTAGCTGCACTAACGGTAGACTTAGTGACCTGCAAGAAGCCGCGAAAATTGCCAAAGGTCGCCACGTAGCGGAAGGAGTCAAGGCTTTTGTGGTTCCCGGTTCCGAACGAGTGAAAAAAGCTGCCGAAGCTGAAGGTTTAGATAAAATCTTTGAAGCAGCAGGCTTTGAATGGCGCGAACCTGGATGTTCTATGTGTCTAGCCATGAACCCCGACAAGCTGGAAGGTAGACAAATTAGTGCTTCCTCCTCCAACCGCAACTTTAAAGGACGACAAGGATCAGCTTCCGGTCGCACTTTGTTAATGAGTCCGGCGATGGTCGCTACTGCGGCGATTCAGGGTGAAGTTGCGGATGTGCGGGAGTTGTTGTAG
- a CDS encoding SDR family oxidoreductase — protein sequence MSFRNKTIVLTGASAGIGRTLAISLSQQDANLVLAARNSEALEQTMTACTNYPGKVIAVPTDVTQAEACQQLIEIAIATFGQIDILINNAGIGMLTRFDEVTDISIFEQVMQVNYLGAVYCTHYALPYLKASQGQLVAISSICGKTGVPTRTGYVASKHAMQGFFDTLRIELHSTGVDVLVVSPGFVATDIRQRALGADGKPLGKSPRDETQGNMSVDECVRQIIWAMERRKREHIMTLKGKAIPWAKLIAPGFVDRIVAATIRKTTST from the coding sequence ATGAGCTTTAGAAATAAAACCATTGTTCTCACTGGTGCATCGGCTGGAATTGGCCGAACGCTGGCAATTTCGTTGTCCCAACAGGATGCAAATTTAGTCTTGGCTGCTCGCAATTCGGAAGCATTAGAACAGACAATGACTGCTTGCACAAACTATCCGGGGAAAGTGATTGCAGTACCTACAGATGTAACTCAAGCAGAAGCTTGCCAACAGTTGATAGAAATAGCGATCGCCACGTTTGGGCAAATTGATATCTTAATCAATAATGCCGGAATTGGAATGCTAACCCGCTTTGATGAAGTGACAGACATTTCTATTTTTGAGCAGGTAATGCAAGTTAACTATCTGGGTGCGGTTTATTGTACTCATTATGCCCTACCTTACCTGAAAGCAAGCCAAGGACAATTAGTGGCTATTTCTTCAATTTGTGGCAAAACAGGTGTACCCACTCGTACAGGTTACGTTGCCAGTAAACACGCTATGCAAGGCTTTTTTGATACATTGCGAATTGAATTGCACTCAACAGGAGTAGATGTATTGGTTGTCTCACCAGGGTTTGTGGCAACTGATATCCGACAACGAGCGTTGGGAGCGGATGGAAAACCACTAGGCAAAAGTCCCCGTGATGAAACTCAAGGCAATATGTCAGTAGACGAGTGTGTGCGTCAAATTATCTGGGCAATGGAGCGACGTAAACGAGAACACATTATGACATTGAAGGGAAAGGCAATCCCTTGGGCAAAGCTGATTGCACCAGGATTTGTTGATCGTATTGTTGCTGCCACCATTCGCAAGACAACTTCCACCTGA
- a CDS encoding 50S ribosomal protein L11 methyltransferase, which produces MSWMELSLDTTHEGVDWVCTLVAQTIDINDVYITEYTAINQAQSVTENASHPSWAFTINLYLACDAYLRTRIDKILHLLSPLERTGIATAIQTNIVEDKLTNGNILKPVIHRIGKRFVVLPPDIPYQLETPDQVSLRLNKSFSFGSGFHPATILSLKLIERYVLPGMNTLDLGSGSGILSVAMAKLGATVLALDNDSLAVQATQDAVLCNGVEQQVTVMAGSLGSGSDLGHWMNQETIDHVPTIKPAKSFDLIVANILARVHVALANDFQNALRQTDAHQGLLIASGFTVDHEENVTTAFTQAGLELVDCERLNEWVAFAYRLV; this is translated from the coding sequence ATGTCGTGGATGGAATTGAGCCTAGATACAACACACGAAGGAGTTGACTGGGTTTGTACCCTCGTGGCTCAAACTATTGATATTAATGATGTTTACATCACAGAATATACTGCAATTAACCAAGCGCAATCAGTCACAGAAAACGCTAGCCATCCCAGTTGGGCATTTACGATTAACTTATACTTAGCTTGTGATGCCTATTTACGGACACGTATAGACAAAATTTTGCATCTGCTTTCCCCTTTAGAGCGTACTGGAATCGCCACAGCAATTCAAACCAATATAGTTGAAGATAAACTCACTAACGGAAATATACTCAAACCCGTTATTCATCGCATTGGCAAACGCTTTGTTGTGTTGCCTCCTGATATACCTTACCAATTAGAAACACCAGACCAAGTAAGTTTGAGACTGAATAAAAGCTTCTCTTTTGGTAGTGGATTTCATCCAGCCACGATTCTCAGTCTCAAATTGATTGAGCGATATGTCCTCCCCGGAATGAATACCCTGGATTTGGGTTCAGGTTCAGGTATTCTGAGTGTGGCAATGGCGAAATTAGGTGCAACTGTTTTAGCGCTAGATAACGATAGTCTTGCTGTGCAAGCAACTCAGGATGCTGTCCTGTGTAATGGCGTTGAGCAGCAAGTAACAGTCATGGCCGGGAGTCTAGGATCTGGTAGTGATTTGGGACATTGGATGAACCAGGAAACCATAGATCATGTACCAACAATTAAACCGGCAAAAAGCTTTGACCTCATAGTTGCAAATATCCTGGCGCGAGTTCATGTTGCTCTCGCTAATGATTTCCAGAATGCTTTACGTCAAACAGATGCACATCAGGGACTATTGATTGCATCTGGCTTTACCGTTGACCATGAAGAAAATGTGACTACAGCTTTTACCCAGGCAGGCTTAGAGTTAGTTGATTGTGAGCGATTAAATGAGTGGGTTGCATTTGCCTATCGCTTGGTGTAG
- a CDS encoding SDR family NAD(P)-dependent oxidoreductase — MSFIDEINRANVLIVGASQGIGLGFVKKLLQDDRIAKIYATYRQKDSASELITLEKEYSPRLTCLSLDITDELQIAEILQQINTETNRLHLVINCVGILHEGNLQPEKSLRQLNSENLLRYFHINSIGAVLLAKHLLPCFQHNEPSVFASISAKLGSIGDNQLGGWYGYRASKAALNMFMRTVAVEYGRSCPKTTVVTLHPGTTDTRLSRPFQKNVAAEKLFSIERTVDQLLAVIAQLQKGDSGKFFSWDGTQLPW, encoded by the coding sequence ATGTCTTTTATTGATGAAATTAATCGCGCCAATGTCCTGATTGTAGGAGCTAGCCAAGGCATTGGCTTAGGCTTTGTCAAAAAATTGCTGCAAGATGACAGAATCGCCAAAATTTATGCCACCTATCGCCAAAAAGATTCCGCGTCTGAGTTAATTACACTAGAAAAAGAATATTCCCCAAGATTAACTTGTCTATCACTAGATATTACTGATGAGTTACAGATAGCGGAAATCTTGCAACAAATAAATACTGAAACTAATAGATTGCATTTGGTAATTAACTGTGTAGGAATACTACATGAAGGAAATTTACAACCTGAAAAAAGTTTGAGACAACTTAATTCAGAAAATTTACTCCGTTACTTTCACATTAACAGCATAGGTGCTGTTCTCCTAGCAAAACATCTTTTACCTTGCTTCCAACATAATGAGCCAAGTGTTTTTGCTAGTATTTCCGCTAAATTGGGCAGCATCGGCGATAATCAACTTGGTGGCTGGTACGGCTATCGCGCCTCCAAAGCGGCACTCAATATGTTTATGCGAACTGTAGCCGTTGAGTATGGTAGAAGTTGCCCTAAAACTACAGTAGTAACTTTACATCCTGGGACAACCGATACACGTCTTTCTCGACCCTTTCAGAAAAATGTAGCCGCCGAAAAACTATTTTCTATTGAACGCACTGTTGACCAATTATTAGCCGTGATTGCACAACTCCAGAAAGGTGATAGTGGAAAGTTTTTCTCTTGGGATGGTACTCAGCTGCCTTGGTAA
- a CDS encoding helix-turn-helix domain-containing protein has product MGMIRLKIREYAAQRGWTLKEVSDRSGVVYSTLRTYARSPGLATVDFTAIQKLARTFEVMIEELVEVVQE; this is encoded by the coding sequence ATGGGAATGATTCGCCTCAAGATTCGAGAGTATGCAGCCCAGAGAGGTTGGACATTGAAAGAAGTCTCTGACCGTTCTGGTGTAGTTTACAGCACTCTGAGAACCTATGCGCGATCGCCTGGATTGGCGACTGTAGATTTTACCGCTATTCAGAAATTAGCTCGTACTTTCGAGGTGATGATTGAAGAGTTGGTTGAGGTAGTGCAGGAATAG
- a CDS encoding CTB family bacteriocin, translating into MTHKFLTDVSEAQQQITSGGSDYTFNSSYSSKRQVDFQGSSNSNHQGSNSQSQGKVSEVTSYSKEWSGVGAPLLPTIGLWNVPYIF; encoded by the coding sequence ATGACTCACAAATTCCTTACTGATGTGTCTGAAGCACAACAACAAATTACCTCTGGGGGGAGTGATTACACATTTAATAGCAGCTACTCTTCTAAGAGACAAGTAGATTTCCAAGGATCATCAAATTCCAATCATCAAGGCAGTAATAGTCAATCTCAGGGAAAAGTAAGTGAGGTTACTAGCTATTCAAAAGAATGGTCAGGAGTGGGTGCGCCATTACTACCTACGATTGGTTTATGGAATGTACCGTATATCTTCTAG